In Anticarsia gemmatalis isolate Benzon Research Colony breed Stoneville strain chromosome 4, ilAntGemm2 primary, whole genome shotgun sequence, one DNA window encodes the following:
- the LOC142972555 gene encoding bromodomain-containing protein 8-like, translating into MSSIQERLQLKRVPLDTWNVREQLCLASAVVRSGDQNWMSVSRALKTIGEPNRPPDWYSQKSCAAQYGALLEHVETPKRKKRSSEGAVETPQESILKRLTQERIVEIQKTLAEMNQQYEQLKNEITEVRNPATSEDRLREVWASIEARNRAREREAARRAAWLKERDERRARADRAWRPPQSQTPTPHSPITPTTPVPPASPLLTSLLKSSPVVTTPQHISHPANVVETVSPSVTAPTLSMLLEKSAVSGASQHESKHAAIEHIKSQLVQIEQQLKANTPPAVLPTPLPPQPAPVQPLDIDDIDDIEIKAEDVYAFSDIDIHIPPVTTMHKTNTRTAEKISRRDDSEVPLIEVSEPVPVNVEEHVIKQEPQPAPMETVEEEVVPELTEPMPEEKVQPPTQPPATITKEFTPETEVRIAFPEVKFPTTEIKVIQPENQKIKEEVKEVETPPEPDNIEEEVVEEPAEIEQEEVVQPDETSAEDKVEDESEPSQEATSVEEVVEDMEAPPTTTEENTMSESVTEEEQDSQERVVVEPPISAEEEVASFPETAHAPTDSIEHKLEIMEKGEEIIEHKVVEDIRRGEDESEDSIPLKEMMRAEAHAMMPVTADSEVKEEREKTDVDDTHTETDDDTPMELSREEEKEGKKRRDYSRKKKPDSRTCSGSESAAEASAPESPSANDAERQHRLWKKSVMLVYSRLCAHKYASLFLRPISDEEAPGYSLVVKRPMDLTTIRKNIDSGVIRTTAQFQRDILLMLSNALMYNSSEHSVYTMAKEMHEEALGQLGMLLAAQAHAGLVESTPARRKRRRDHPPRPSTHKRHH; encoded by the coding sequence TCCTTGAACATGTTGAGACTCCAAAACGTAAGAAACGTAGTTCAGAAGGTGCGGTGGAAACTCCACAGGAAAGTATCTTGAAAAGATTGACCCAAGAGCGTATTGTTGAGATACAGAAAACATTAGCAGAGATGAATCAACAATATGAGCAATTGAAGAATGAAATAACTGAAGTGCGGAATCCAGCTACTTCTGAAGATCGTTTAAGAGAAGTATGGGCGAGTATCGAAGCTCGAAATAGAGCTAGGGAGAGGGAGGCAGCAAGACGGGCTGCATGGTTGAAAGAGAGAGATGAAAGACGGGCTCGTGCTGACCGTGCATGGAGGCCACCACAATCACAAACTCCTACTCCGCACTCTCCTATAACACCTACTACTCCAGTACCACCTGCATCTCCTTTACTGACTTCACTATTGAAATCATCCCCTGTGGTTACCACCCCTCAGCATATTTCACATCCAGCCAATGTTGTAGAAACTGTATCACCTTCAGTGACGGCACCAACACTATCAATGCTATTGGAGAAGTCTGCAGTATCTGGAGCCAGTCAACATGAGAGCAAACATGCTGCAATTGAACATATCAAAAGCCAACTGGTGCAAATAGAACAACAACTAAAAGCCAATACTCCACCTGCAGTTCTACCTACTCCACTGCCACCACAACCAGCACCTGTACAACCACTAGACATAGATGATATTGACGACATTGAGATAAAAGCTGAAGATGTTTATGCCTTCAGTGATATTGACATTCACATACCTCCTGTGACAACAATGCACAAAACCAACACTCGAACTGCTGAAAAAATATCAAGGAGAGATGATTCAGAAGTTCCACTTATTGAAGTCTCTGAACCTGTGCCGGTGAATGTTGAAGAGCATGTTATAAAACAGGAGCCACAGCCAGCTCCAATGGAAACTGTTGAGGAAGAGGTTGTGCCTGAACTAACTGAACCAATGCCTGAAGAAAAAGTTCAACCACCTACTCAACCACCAGCAACAATAACTAAAGAATTCACACCAGAAACTGAAGTGAGGATTGCTTTCCCTGAAGTTAAGTTTCCAACAACAGagattaaagttattcaacCTGAGAATCAGAAGATTAAAGAAGAAGTCAAGGAAGTGGAGACTCCACCAGAACCAGATAATATTGAGGAGGAGGTAGTAGAGGAACCAGCAGAAATTGAGCAAGAAGAGGTAGTTCAACCTGATGAAACCTCTGCAGAGGACAAGGTTGAGGATGAGTCAGAACCATCTCAGGAAGCTACATCTGTGGAGGAAGTGGTTGAAGACATGGAAGCACCTCCTACTACTACTGAGGAAAATACCATGTCAGAATCTGTCACTGAAGAGGAACAGGACAGTCAAGAAAGAGTTGTGGTTGAGCCTCCAATTTCAGCAGAAGAGGAAGTGGCGTCATTCCCTGAAACGGCACACGCTCCAACAGACAGCATAGAGCATAAGCTTGAAATTATGGAGAAAGGAGAAGAAATAATTGAACATAAGGTTGTTGAGGATATTAGGAGAGGAGAAGATGAATCAGAGGATTCCATTCCTCTGAAAGAAATGATGAGAGCAGAAGCTCATGCAATGATGCCAGTTACGGCGGATTCGGAGGTCAAAGAGGAAAGGGAAAAGACAGACGTTGACGACACTCATACGGAAACTGATGATGATACGCCTATGGAGCTgagtcgcgaggaagaaaaggAAGGGAAGAAGAGGAGAGATTACTCGCGCAAGAAGAAGCCTGATTCAAGAACATGTTCAGGTTCCGAGAGCGCGGCAGAGGCGAGCGCGCCCGAGTCACCGAGCGCGAACGACGCTGAGCGTCAACATCGCCTGTGGAAAAAGTCCGTCATGCTCGTGTACAGCAGGCTGTGTGCTCACAAGTATGCTTCGTTATTCCTCCGCCCAATTAGCGACGAAGAGGCGCCCGGATACAGTTTGGTGGTGAAACGACCTATGGATTTAACAACAATTAGAAAGAACATTGATTCAGGCGTTATAAGAACCACAGCACAGTTCCAACGCGATATACTTTTAATGTTATCTAATGCCCTTATGTACAACAGTAGTGAGCATAGTGTCTATACTATGGCTAAAGAGATGCATGAGGAGGCTTTGGGTCAACTTGGAATGTTGCTCGCGGCTCAGGCACACGCCGGACTAGTGGAATCAACACCCGCAAGGCGTAAACGTCGTCGCGACCACCCGCCGAGGCCTAGCACACACAAACGACACCACTGA